Within the Nitrosococcus wardiae genome, the region CAATCTCTACGGCCACAAAGACCACCACGGGCAAGGCAAAGCAGAGTGCTAATTCCCCAGGCGGCAAAGGAGAGGTCCTAAATATGGGGTTCAAAAACGGCACGTAAATCACAGCCAATTGTAAAGCCACCGTTACCGCCACCGCTCCTAATAGCAATTTGTTATTCCAAAGCCCTTGGCTAAACAGGGATTCTTTCTCCGAGCGAATAGCGAGTACCTGGGCTAACTGGCACAGGATCAAGACTGTGAAAACAATGGTTTGCCAGTGATCTGAGCCACCATAATAAGCCCAAGCCTGGGAGAAGAGAGACAATCCACCAATCAGCAAGCCCACCCAGATCATATGCTGCCACACGCCATGGGCGAAAATACTTTCATTAGGGGGGCGTGCCAGGCGCTTCATAATACCCCGTTCCTCCGGCTCGACAGAAAGGGCTAAGCCGGGCAGGCCATCAGTCACTAGATTAATCCAAAGAATTTGGATAGGCACTAAAGGCAAGGGAAGACCCAAGAAAGGGGCCAGGAAGAGGGTCCAGATCTCCCCTGAATTGCTGGCCATCGTATATTTGACAAACTTACGGATATTATCAAAGATACGCCGCCCCTCCCGCACGGCGCTCACAATGGTGGCGAAATTGTCATCAAGCAGCACCATATCGGAGGCTTCCCTCGCCACATCGGTCCCCTTTTGCCCCATGGCCACTCCGATCCCGGCTCTTTTTAGGGCGGGCGCATCATTGACGCCGTCCCCGGTCATGGCCACAAACTCTCCCCTGTCCTGCAACGCCTTCACAATCCGGATTTTTTGCTCCGGGGTCACCCGCGCATAGGTCCTGATCTGCCGTACCCGAGCGGCAAAATCCTCTTCCGAAATTTGAGCCAGTTCTTGCCCGGTGATAACCGAACCATCCTCCTTATCGATACCCAACCGAACCGCAATAGCCCGTGCAGTTCCAGGATGATCCCCCGTGATCATTACCGGGGTGATACCCGCCGATATACAATCGGCCACTGCACCGGGCACTTCCTTGCGGGGGGGATCAATCAACGCCACCAGTCCGAGAAAGATAAGCTCCTTTTCAATGACTTCGGAATCCCATTCCGTCGGGACAGTCTTAAGGGGCCGAAACGCAGCGGCAAGAACCCGATACCCTTGCCCTGCAAGATCCTCTGCCTCCCCAAGCAGCGCTTTAGCATCCACCTCAGCGTCCCCTTCGGCAGTCTGCATCTGCAAGCAGCGGGATAAGATTTGTTCCGGTGCCCCTTTGACAAAGGCAACTACCTCCCCTTCCGACTTCCGATGCACCGTCGTCATCCGCTTGCGTTCAGAATCAAAGGGAATATCGCCAATGCGGGGCAACGCCTCTTCTAGGGAGTGCCGTTCATAACCCGCCCTATCGGCAGCTTGGTAGAGCGCCACTTCAGTGGGATCACCTCGCGCACCCTCCTTTTTGTCGGGCACCACCTCATTACAAAGGGCTAAGGCTTGGCCCAGTAGATGCCAAGGAGAGCGCTCGGAATCCGGCGGCGGAATTTGACTCTTCTGCTCACCTGCTGCCCAAAAAACCTCGGCTGTCATCCGGCTTTCGGTCAACGTACCGGTCTTGTCTGTGCAGATATAAGTCACCGAGCCGAGGGTTTCCACAGCAGGCAAGCGGCGGATTAAGGCATTGCGCCGGCTCATGTTGCGGGCCCCAATGGCCAGAGAGACGGTAACGACTGCAGGTAAGGCTTCAGGGATAGCCGCCACGGCCAAACTCACCGCCGTTAAAAACATCAAAACGATAGCTTCTCCGCGCAGCAGCCCGCTGACAAAAATAATCCCACAGACAATGAGAACGATGATGGCCAAGCGTTGACCAAAGTGAGCCAACCGTTGTTGTAGAGGGGTTTTAACCGCTTCTTCTTGATGTAATAGGGAAGCGATTCGCCCCAACTCAGTCTCCATGCCAGTAGCCACCACCACGCCCGTGGCTCGACCGTGACTGACCAGGGTTCCCTTGTAGCCCATGTTAAATCGGTCTCCTAGGGGGGCCTCCTCCTCTCCCAAGGCCTTGGCGGTCTTCTGAACCGCCTGGGATTCCCCCGTAAGGGCCGCTTCATCCACCCTAAGCTCTGAGGTTTTCAGAAGACGAAGATCCGCTGGAACCACAGTGCCCGCTTCGAGCAGCACCACATCACCCGGCACCAAATCAACAGCAGGTATGGTATAGGTTTTTCCACTTCGGAGCACTTGAGCTTCAGGCGCCGCCATCATCCTAAGTGCGGCAATCGCCCGTTCTGCCCGATATTCCTGAACGGCGCCAATAACGGCATTCAGAACCACAATCACCATAATAGCAATAGCATCCTGGGGTTCGCCGATGATGCCTGAAACAACTGCCGCCACGATCAAGACAATGACCATAAAGTCCGTGAACTGACCAAGAATCATGCGCCATATGGGGCGCCGGGCAGCTTCCTGAATGGTATTTTTGCCCTGGTCGGCCAACCGCTCCTTTGCCGTTTCCGACGTTAACCCCTGCTC harbors:
- a CDS encoding cation-translocating P-type ATPase is translated as MNNNPEKGQRWHTQEAEKVLQRLDVDPEQGLTSETAKERLADQGKNTIQEAARRPIWRMILGQFTDFMVIVLIVAAVVSGIIGEPQDAIAIMVIVVLNAVIGAVQEYRAERAIAALRMMAAPEAQVLRSGKTYTIPAVDLVPGDVVLLEAGTVVPADLRLLKTSELRVDEAALTGESQAVQKTAKALGEEEAPLGDRFNMGYKGTLVSHGRATGVVVATGMETELGRIASLLHQEEAVKTPLQQRLAHFGQRLAIIVLIVCGIIFVSGLLRGEAIVLMFLTAVSLAVAAIPEALPAVVTVSLAIGARNMSRRNALIRRLPAVETLGSVTYICTDKTGTLTESRMTAEVFWAAGEQKSQIPPPDSERSPWHLLGQALALCNEVVPDKKEGARGDPTEVALYQAADRAGYERHSLEEALPRIGDIPFDSERKRMTTVHRKSEGEVVAFVKGAPEQILSRCLQMQTAEGDAEVDAKALLGEAEDLAGQGYRVLAAAFRPLKTVPTEWDSEVIEKELIFLGLVALIDPPRKEVPGAVADCISAGITPVMITGDHPGTARAIAVRLGIDKEDGSVITGQELAQISEEDFAARVRQIRTYARVTPEQKIRIVKALQDRGEFVAMTGDGVNDAPALKRAGIGVAMGQKGTDVAREASDMVLLDDNFATIVSAVREGRRIFDNIRKFVKYTMASNSGEIWTLFLAPFLGLPLPLVPIQILWINLVTDGLPGLALSVEPEERGIMKRLARPPNESIFAHGVWQHMIWVGLLIGGLSLFSQAWAYYGGSDHWQTIVFTVLILCQLAQVLAIRSEKESLFSQGLWNNKLLLGAVAVTVALQLAVIYVPFLNPIFRTSPLPPGELALCFALPVVVFVAVEIEKWLVRKGWIYAERSKKGQKKEVPLTTKEQEP